A window of the Podarcis raffonei isolate rPodRaf1 chromosome 4, rPodRaf1.pri, whole genome shotgun sequence genome harbors these coding sequences:
- the MSANTD4 gene encoding myb/SANT-like DNA-binding domain-containing protein 4 has translation MKQLKRKRKSNFSVQETQTLLKEIRKRREVLFSKQLNTTINEMKRKAWEEIAECVNAVGEGEQRTGTEVKRRYLDWRALMKRKRLNANIKLVGAGFHLPSSDLDDSLNEDIDEKLGFPTEAGFEWQNITDFREAGGSLTEIKVEEEEEDPQSFEFPIEEEEEILSSVLPDSKRESDLPDFTHIEEFGNLSSAQARLAYEDSHLLISLEKQKLELEKQRLDIEAERLQVEKERLQIEKERLRHIDLEHERLQLEKERLQIEREKLRLEALHAEKPVLENDPSQSEKPALQPLDLETEKLKIEKERLQLEKERLQFLKFESEKLQIEKERLQVEKERLRIQREGHLQ, from the exons ATGAAACagctaaaaaggaaaaggaaaagcaattTTAGTGTTCAGGAAACTCAAACACTACTTAAAGAAATCCGAAAAAGGAGagaagtgcttttttctaaacaaTTAAATACAACCATTAATGAGATGAAGCGGAAGGCTTGGGAGGAAATAGCAGAATGTGTTAATGCTGTTGGTGAAGGAGAGCAGAGGACAGGGACAGAAGTCAAAAGGCGATACCTCGATTGGAGGGCCCTTATGAAACGGAAGCGACTTAATGCCAACATAAAGCTTGTGGGTGCTGGCTTTCACCTTCCATCATCTGATTTGGATGATTCTCTCAACGAAGATATTGATGAGAAACTTGGGTTTCCAACTGAAGCTGGTTTTGAATGGCAGAATATTACAGACTTTAGAGAAGCAGGTGGATCATTAACAGAAATAaaagtggaagaagaggaggaggatccaCAGAGTTTTGAA TTTCCtattgaggaagaagaggagattcTGTCCTCAGTGTTGCCAGATTCTAAAAGGGAAAGTGACCTTCCTGATTTCACTCACATCGAAGAGTTTGGCAATCTAAGCTCTGCTCAAGCTAGGCTGGCCTATGAAGATTCTCATCTGCTGATTAGCCTTGAAAAACAGAAGCTGGAGTTAGAGAAACAGCGACTGGATATCGAAGCAGAACGCCTGCAAGTGGAGAAGGAGCGTCTGCAGATCGAAAAAGAGCGATTACGACACATTGACCTGGAGCATGAGAGGCTTCAACTGGAAAAGGAGAGATTACAAATAGAGCGAGAGAAACTGAGGCTTGAGGCTTTGCATGCTGAGAAACCTGTGCTGGAAAATGACCCCAGCCAGTCAGAAAAACCTGCCTTGCAACCTCTGGATCTAGAAACTGAAAAACTAAAAATTGAAAAGGAGCGCTTACAGCTCGAGAAGGAGAGGCTGCAGTTCTTGAAGTTTGAATCAGAGAAATTGCAAATCGAAAAAGAACGTTTGCAAGTGGAGAAGGAGCGCCTTCGAATTCAGAGGGAAGGGCACCTGCAATGA